CTATCAGCCCATCGAGATCCAGTGCTACCGCGTACCCGACCCACGCAAGACGCGCGCCGGCACCTTCGAGTACGACCTGCTCGACACCCTCCGACCCCAAATAACACGCCATCCACGATTGCTGATCGTCCCGCCGGACGAACTTCCGGACATCGACGCCGACGACACGTCAGAACCGGCGCCGCTGACGTACTTCGACTACATCGAGGCCGAATGGGTACTGGCCAGCGACCGACCCGACCTCGATCCGGTACTCAGAAGAGCGAAGATGACCCACGAAACCGATCGGCGTCTCGCGTCACCGACGGCGCTCCTCGGGCTACTCGGGGGCCGCGCCGAGCCCACCAACGAAGCAGCGGTAGAGCTCGACGACTACCGCACCCCGACGGCCGCCGGCGCAACCGATGCCGCCTCGTTCCTCGATCAGCTCTCTGCTCCACAACTCGGTGAATCCTCCGCCGCTCGGGCGGAGTCCTCACGCGCTCGACTAGCCCTGGTCAAAGAACCGGCAGCAACCGAACCAGAGATACCGGCGGGTGGAGCCGAGGTCTTCGACCTACCGGACGATTCACCTGACACCTACGACGACCAGTACGGGCCAGTCCGCGATGTTCGCGCGGCCGATGTCGCACTCGGGGACCTGTTGCTGATGGAGGACACCGACGAATGGGTCGTCGTAGACACCGATCCCGAACCGGACATCATCGAAGACTCATTGCTGTCACTGACCTGGCGCAGCGACACCGACGAGTTCGGCGACTTCGCCTTACCTGATAGTTCCTACGTATCGATTCGCAAACCCATCCAGGTATCGGGCTGAGCTGGCAACGAGGACGGCTGCGTGTACCGCACTCGGGTCAGGCTGGACACTCTCTCAGCCTCCACGTGTAAGGCGAAGCGCCAGGCGAGAATGAACTGTGCCGCCCATTCTGCTCACCCAGTTGCAGCCGACCGAACCTCCAGCTCCGCTGGAGATTCCGGCTGAACCTCTGCCACCTGCTGAGATTCCATCGTCCCCGGCGATCCCCGTCACACTCGAAGACTTGAAGAGCTTCCTGGAAGCGGCATCTTCGACACCCGGATGGCTGACTCAACCATGGGCGACCCTGTTCGCGAGCCTTGCTGTCCTCGGATCCGGATATCTCGTATATCGGAACGGAAATAAAACACGAAAACAAGCCGAGACACACTTCGGAACTTCTCATGACCTCGAAGTCACCCGCAGTCTGCGTGACAGATTTACCACCATCGCCGGCCAACTCGCGGACCCGGCCTCTGCCGTTCGTACTGCTGGCGTCTACGCAATGGAAGCTCTTGCCAACGACTGGCTGGCACGCGGGGATAAGTCCGAGGCGCAAGCTTGCATCAACGTCCTGTGCAGCTACGTTCGCACGCCCTACGCACCACCGCAGGGGCGCGGTCAGAATCAGACGAACAGAATAATCCGCACCAGTCTTACAGACCGCGTTGTCGAAGAGCACTACGAATATCGTCAGGACGACCGAGAAGTACGTCAGAGTATCATTCGTACGATCGCTGCTCACTTAAAAGTTGATGGTAAGGGCAACTGGAGCGATCTCGACTTCGACTTCACCGGCGCGCACCTCGACAACGCGGATTTTTCGCACGCAATTTTTAACAAACCTGCTCGCTTCGAACGCGCACAGTTCTTTGGATCATCTGCCCGATTTGTGCAGGCAACTTTCACGGCTTCAGCAGATTTCAGTGAAGCTCGATTCTATAGTGTCCTCACAATATTTGAAGACGTTAAGTTTCACGGTCCCAATAACAAATTCTATCGAGCAAAGTTCGGAAGCAGGTACAACAGATTCGATCGAGTCAAGTTCACGGGCGGCATCACAAACTTCACGGATTGCGAGTTCGAGGGTGAGGATACAGCCTTCGATAGCGCTCGGTTCGAGAGTGGAAACACGCTGTTCACCGGCGCTAAGCTGCGCAGCATTCGGACATGGTTCAACGAAGCCACCTTCGAGAGCGCGACGTCGTTCGATCGATCAACGTTCCATGGAGAAGCGGTCTCCTTTGACCAGGCTCAATTTCGAGGACAGAATACGACGTTCCATCGTGCAGAATTTTCCGGCGGCCTCACTTCTTTCAATGCCGCCGAGTTTCGTGCAGAAATTACGCGCTTCGGGCCTGCGAAGTTCAATGGAGATCAAACTTCGTTTGATAAGTCGACGTTCGGTGACACAAGGGCAAAGTTTGGTGGTACGGAGTTCAATAGCGTGAGGGGAACCACGTTTCATGAGGCGAGATTCATTGGCGGACGAATAGATTTCGGGTGGGCCATCTTCAACGGACCCGCATCGTTTGAACGACCGGAAGTGTGGGCGAACGTAGAATTTGACTGGAGTGCCCAAATTCCATACGAGATGAGAAAAAGAAAGCCGCAGAATGTTTTGCCGGATATCTGGCCCCCCGCTTTGATGGACTCACATGGTGCGGAGGCGGAAGAAGAGCAGGACTAGCGTCATCCTCGCGCGGTATATGTGGCCCCGTCCAACCTTGTTGTGGAGGTCGATGCACTTTACGCCAAGGGGGCGGCTGGGGTGAGGATGCCTCGCGCAGAATCAAACGTACTGCTTGCAGGATGATCTGCTTGGACAAACTGCTTGCAGCTCTGCAGCGAGGGGACGATCGCGGCTTCGGGATACCGCGTGACCTGGCCGCTGACCTTTAGCTCGCGCAGCGGGCGGTTGCAGCTTCGAACGGTAGAGGTGCTGCGAGGAATCGATTAGACGTGCGACGACGTGGACTCCGGCGTGCTCCGATATCGTGACTCCACTAATGGCTTTTTGAGGCAGGGCAGAGGCGGTAAGGAATCTTGGGAAAGTCCCGGCGCAGTCGAAAGAATGGCGCTGCACAACAACCACGCGCAGGGCTGGCCTCTGAACAGTTCTCTGAGCTGAACGCAACCTTCTATACCGGGGATCCCGCTGAGTACTTGCGCATGCGTATCGAGTCGTTGTCACTGATGGTGTGTGACGACTCGGCCCTAGCGCCTGCGTTCGGCTCTGCCCGCCGTGTGGGCATTGCGGAATTCGGCGCGATGCCGCCGCCGGACGAGGAGGCGCGAGTCCGCTACGTCAGGTCCGAAGCTGTTGTGATCCTGCATCACTCCGCGGAAACACTCCTGAGGATGTACTTCGCGCACGTCGATTACCCTCATTGTCCCTGGTTGGGTATCGCGTCGTCTCGGACGCCGGGTGAGTTCAAGGACAAGTGCCTCGAGGTCGCACATCACGGTGTGAATCGGGACACGGTCGCTACAGTCTTCATGGGCGGCACCGATCCGAGGGATGCCGCAGTACGCCTTACCGACGACCAGTTCGAGGCGTCGGTGGGGGCGCTGACCAGCCTTATTCTCTTTTGCGCTGAGCGATTCTTGTCGGAGTCCTTCATCTACAACGCTGCGAAGCACGGCTTGAGCACGGTCCACCTCGACCCGAGCACCCGCTTCGAGGTTGAACCTCCGGGTGGTGGAGATCGTATTCCGATTTCGTCGGGATCGATGCTGACGTATCTGCACAAACCCGAGCGGCCCGGGTCACGGTCGGGCCCAGAATGGTTTGTCAGCGCCACCGGCACTCTCCCGGATCAGGACTTGGGTGTGGCTCTGTTGATCCAACGCGCGGTGTCCTCCCTATGGGATGTCGCGCGCCGTCGGTACACCGGACAGTCGGGCAGCATCAGCGTGTTCTCCCCGGCGATGATTCTAGATTCGGTCTACGGGCCAGTGCAGAACTCTCTCAACATAGTCCGGACGATTTCATTTGAGCTGCCGAAGAAGGGCAGCGATGGATCCATCTCGGAAGTGAGAGTGAACTTCACCCGTCAGGCTTTGGATGAAGGCTGGGATTCCGCCACCCCTGGCTTTCGGCCAGTCAACCTCGTACGCGTTGATCTACCCCGTCGACAGAGGGATCTTCAGCCGATCACGGTCAGCAGGCAGAATTTGCTTCCGTTCTCACCGAAAGGCAGTACTCGAGTCTGACTTCCCTCCGCCGGGAGCGAGACACTCCCGGTGCGCGAACGCTCGCGTACAGACTCCCTCTTACGTGAGGTAAGTGTTTTGCTTCGCGGCGCCGAGCACGATCTGCGCTGCCAGCCAGCCGCCATTTAGTTAGGTATTGACGGGCAGGCTAAACGTGGCAGTGACGTTCCCCGAGTGGTCGACGGCGTCCATACCGGAATCGACTCGGCCGACGACCTGGATGTCGGCGAACTGTTGGTGCACCGGTTCACCGAACCGCTTCCAGTCTCCGGGCTGACGGGCCTGCACTCCGCGGCGCGGCGACATCGTGGCAGCGCCCGGCGCCGTGTCGGATGAGTGGGCACAGGACTTGTTCAAAAGGAACGCCGCAGTCTGTCACACAAGCCTCTTCGAACGGATCTTCCTCCAGATAGAAGCCCAATCAGGAGGAGATCCCATGCACCCCAACCAACCTCAGCGGCCCATCCAACCCGCAGAGAGTGGAGGCCTGTCCGACGAGGACCAACTGTCGCTGTTGATGGCGGCCCCATTGATTCTGGGCCTCCTTGTTGCGGCTCTTCCAGCGATGTCGACCAAGGCAACTGCGTGGCTGCTCGCTCACGATCTCATCGTTGCGGCGTCGGCATCACCGTTGGTGACTATCCCTGGCACGGAATGTGCCGGCCTCGATCTTCGGCGGCTGATCATCGTCGTGGCAGTTCTCGCGCTCGCTGCGACTCTGGCTCTCAGCGGAGCGCGGCGCTCCATCGATCGTCGCCGCCAGCAGCGGTTGCGCCGCGGGGACAGTGTATGAGCACGGCGGTGATTGTTGCAGAGCTATCGAGTAGGAAGCGGTCGATTTCGTGCGCGGATGAATGCGTCACGGATTGTGCGTTCTTCCAGGTGCAGAGCCTCAGCGAGTGCTGTGGCGTGTCGATCGGACAGGCTTCCTTCACCCCGTTCGATTCGGCCGATGGTGGTGGTGCTGAGTCCGGTTCGGTTTGCGACGTGCTTCTGCGTCAATCCCGCGAGATTCCGCAGGTCGGCGATGGTCCGACTGTCCTCCGGGACGACGACGAGACGGTCGAGGGGTATTCCCAGCTTCTCGGCGGCCCGGGCGAGATGGTCGGGCTGAGGGTGCGTTCGCGAGGTTTCCCAGTTGTGGACGGTGGTCGGGTCGACACCTATTGCGCGGGACAGGTCGCCGCGCGAGATTCCGGCAGTAGTGCGCGCGTCTTCGAGGGCCTGGGGCTTGAAGCCGTTCAGGGGCGCTCTCACTGCGATTTTCCGTTCATCGCTGGACATCCTATTGAAGATGTAGATACCATCGTTGCATACCGGGTTTAAATGCCAGTGGTAAATGCGATGCGGTGCAGCGCCGACGATCACTCGCTGTACTCGAACCCGGTGCGCTCGAGTACGAACAGTTCCCACGTACATGCGGCCTGACCAGCCGCTAAACGGAAAAGAGCATCCGATGACGATTACCGTTTCAGCTGCCCCACCCTTGTCCCAGACTTCTGCGCATCGACGCGACGCACGCTCGTCCGTATGCGCCACTCAGCTAGCTAGACTGAATGCAGCCGGATTCCCCGCCCGGTCTGCTTTGCCCAGTCGCGACGACGGGTGGTTCCAGACATCGCGACAGTCGGGTTTAGGGGGACGTGACGGGCAGGCTTGGACACCTGCCCGTCACGTCGATACATCTGTCGACACGGTTGATGTGCGCTACCACATCAACGCCCTGATGTGCGCCGGCATGACGACCGCTCTGATCGCTGACCTGGCCTCTGTGCCGGTCGCGACAATCCGGTCGCTGAGGAGCACTTCGACGCGCACGACCACCTCCGCCATCGCGGACGCGATCCTCTCGATAACTTTTCACCCGAGCCGTGGGCGTGATCTGACCCCAGCAGTGGGGGCTCGCCGCCGACTGCGCGCACTCAACGCCATGGGCTACGGCGATCCGAGCCTCGCTCACCGGTTGAACGTCGAGGTTGACGTCGTCACCTCGATGCCGGAAAAAGGTCTCATCCCGAGCGAGCTGTGGGAAGCGGTCGACGAGATCTACGACGAGCTTTCCATGCGCCCCGGACCCGACGCCGACCTCCGTGAACAAGCACGCGCAGAAGGGCTGGTGCCGCCCCTGGGATGGGACGACGACGAGATCGACAATCCTAAGGCGCGTAGTCACGAGCGCGAGCGGGCCACGGGAGCGGTCGCGGCCGACGAGGTCGTCATCGTTCGTCGCTTGAGCGGCGAACAAGTCCCCATGCGCAACTGCGAACGACGAGAAATCATTCGGATGGCCTACGAGCAGCGCTGGTCACCGAGCCTCCTCGCGGACAAGCTCGCAATCAAGTACGACTCGGCCGTGACGGAGCTGAGCCGGTACCGCCGAGCTCTCGTCCAGAGGGACGTCGCCGGTTCCGATTCCACGGCGAAGACGTCGACCCCGACCGACGCGCCTACGGGGGAGCGTGGAAAGGGCGAGACTGCCGCAGTCGCTGCCGCGGCCGATCTGACAGACGCACCCGATTCTGACTCTCCGCGAGAAACAGCAGCTACGTCGGATGCCGCCGAGTCACAGTCGCCCGCCGGCTCCAGGGTGAACGCGCCTGCGCGGGCTTCCGCCAACCGAGTGAGTGCGATCAGGCGCCGCTGGACCGGCGCCTTCACGGCAAGCGCACAGTTCCACGAGGCAACGATCGACTGTGCTCGTTCAGCGCCGGAAGGTGGGGTGCCAGGGAGCTGGCCGCTATCCCAGCGCTCGAAGCTATGGCGGCCGGCCTGCCGGTCGGGTTCAACGAGAGCCGTAGGTGCCGAGCAGAACTGGCCTGACTCAGATGAGCGATGGCGGCTGTCGTCGGGGTGGCACCCCTTCGCGTCAACGATGGCATCGCCTCGCCGAACAGGCATCGGCACCCCGACTAGGAACTAGGCAGGCTTTGTTCCAGTTCGCTGATACCTGTTGACGCCGGCGACCGTGTGAGGCATTGCTCTGCACCCCCGATCTCGACCCTTTTGAAGGAGACCAGACCCAATGGCCCTGATAGAAATCCCCGAGGACTTCCACACGGCGTTCATTGCGGCCGCTCACGACGCGAACGATCACCACGACCTCGACCTCGCCATTGACGAGGACCGCACATACATCGCCCTCAGCAACCTCTGCCCTGGATTTTCCCCAGCTCTTCGGCTCATCACCCGCGGTGAGCATGGAGCCACGGTCGAAATCTGGTCCATCGTCGACCACCAACGAGACGACGGCAGCTGGGAGCGCACCGAGGGGGTCGATGCCACCACTGTGGTCGACCTCGCCGATCCAACCGACGCTGCCAGGCGCGCCGTCGAGTGCTGGTTGACAACGCTCTGACCTTGGTCGGGCTCGGTTGTGCACAGCGCGGCGTTTGGCAATTACCACAACAGGTTTCAACCCTGCGCTTGACCCTCACGTCCCACTCGCGGGACACGGAGACGGGAAACGATCATGCATGAGTTATTTTCTTCCGCTCTCAACGAGATGTCGGTCGCCGATGCAGTGATGCAGCTGGCGTCCGGAACCGTTGAACTCGCGCTCGAAGACGCGCCCGAGTTCGCTCGCTGGTGCTGGTTCGCCGACGTGCTCGACTCAAACTGGGGCTTGACCGGCAGGCTCCCGGCCGCCGGCGACGATGTACTCCACGCACTTGAGCGCGTCGCCGGTATGTGCCGAACATCGGAAACGAAGGCGCTCAGCCCCGACG
This genomic window from Rhodococcus pseudokoreensis contains:
- a CDS encoding pentapeptide repeat-containing protein — protein: MPPILLTQLQPTEPPAPLEIPAEPLPPAEIPSSPAIPVTLEDLKSFLEAASSTPGWLTQPWATLFASLAVLGSGYLVYRNGNKTRKQAETHFGTSHDLEVTRSLRDRFTTIAGQLADPASAVRTAGVYAMEALANDWLARGDKSEAQACINVLCSYVRTPYAPPQGRGQNQTNRIIRTSLTDRVVEEHYEYRQDDREVRQSIIRTIAAHLKVDGKGNWSDLDFDFTGAHLDNADFSHAIFNKPARFERAQFFGSSARFVQATFTASADFSEARFYSVLTIFEDVKFHGPNNKFYRAKFGSRYNRFDRVKFTGGITNFTDCEFEGEDTAFDSARFESGNTLFTGAKLRSIRTWFNEATFESATSFDRSTFHGEAVSFDQAQFRGQNTTFHRAEFSGGLTSFNAAEFRAEITRFGPAKFNGDQTSFDKSTFGDTRAKFGGTEFNSVRGTTFHEARFIGGRIDFGWAIFNGPASFERPEVWANVEFDWSAQIPYEMRKRKPQNVLPDIWPPALMDSHGAEAEEEQD
- a CDS encoding helix-turn-helix transcriptional regulator, whose amino-acid sequence is MYVGTVRTRAHRVRVQRVIVGAAPHRIYHWHLNPVCNDGIYIFNRMSSDERKIAVRAPLNGFKPQALEDARTTAGISRGDLSRAIGVDPTTVHNWETSRTHPQPDHLARAAEKLGIPLDRLVVVPEDSRTIADLRNLAGLTQKHVANRTGLSTTTIGRIERGEGSLSDRHATALAEALHLEERTIRDAFIRARNRPLPTR